The genomic interval TCATCTTTCCTGATATCTTCATTCACTTCATGGAACTTATCTTCCTCCCTCATCATCCTGAGCTGATTTCTTAGTATCCTTTACTTCTCATCTTATTGATTAGAGATCTTAAGGAAGGGACGAGCCCATTCCTGGAGAGTGTTTGGAAAGTGAGTCTTCACCTCCACTGGTTGACCTAGTGAAAAGTTTCTAATGAATCAGAGATCTCTTGATGCTgaaggtgctgaaggccttcccctgtgtctcaaGGAAGGCTACTGGAAAGGGAAGCTTGGCTTTTAGTGAATTGAGGAAGAGATAGTTATCAAATAAGTGATGACAGTTGGCAGTGACTCTAACAGTCCCTCCTCAAACATTCTATTGTCTCCTGGAGAGCACTTGACAAGATCTGTGAATTCACCATGGTTGTGGTAACACCATCCGTCCTTGGGGCATACATTAAGTGCTTATAGGGCTCACCAGAagacatgttggcaagactgaaCACAGTGGTTGGCAGGGAGATCTGGCTTTCTAAGGAGGAAGTGAGGCTTGAGGTGGACCTTCCAAAAATAGGGTTTAGTAGCTGGGGTCTTAAAAAGAGATAGGTCTATGCTGTTTCTCTAGATTCCTGAAAGGGTAGACTCAGAGTCAAGGATTCttgatggttagttggcagagagccaggagttgtcaaggctgcagctgctgttctGGGAGttccttaatttcattttgaGTGGCAAAGAAGGCCAGCAGGAGTCACAGACTAAGGAGGTGTCAGGGTAGGGTGTTCCTACAGTTCATTGTCAGTGGATTCCTTTAGGTTCCATGGGTATCTGATGTGGGTACCAAGGAGGGAAACTCCCTATGCATGCACTAAGGTCTTAGACATTCAGTTACTTTTAGTCCTGGACACAGGTGAAAAGGGATTGGTGGTGCTAAGCACTAGGGACTTCAGGACTTTCCTGTCTCACGTCAGATATGAGCTGATATTTTCAGAGCTGCATGGCTGGGTAACATATGCCTTCCAGGGACAGTGGAGCTGCAGTAGGGGCTGGTGCACATATCTAGCCAAAGTGACTGGGGACAGAGACATGGCTTATGAGCCCCAACTTGAGGACAGCTGTCCTGCTCTTTGGGTcttcactgggttccatgcaTTCCCTCTTTCTCAGGCCTCTTCTTGGGACTCAACATGATCTCTCCTGGACCTGTGCCATACAGCCATACAAATTCACTTATGTTCATCTTTATacagagactactggaaaggcaTCGACTCCAACCTCCCTCACTGAGCAAGAACAGCAGATGAACAAGGTGGATAAACTGACCcgtcagctacagatgatgaccaatgaaaGGAATGAACTCTCTATAATCCTGGCCAATTTCACCAACAATGATTTgaacaacaggtagtcattatgTCCAGTTCTATGGTGACTATCTTGATCTTACTGAGTCCACTCCAGCAATCCTCAGGTCATTGGAGGCTGTGCCTTCAGGGTATCCTCATGCCCAGGCTAATTTTTCTgagtgcatctgagaggcagaacagaAGCCTAGTTGGGAGTGAGATGGGGATACAGGCTGCCCTACTTtctccaaatgaaaagcagagcttgtggcctgaatcacagtcTGGGGATAAGGGCAGTAGTGTGTGAGCTCTTACATGCATTTCAAGAGTCTTTGACAGGTGTTGGCTTATGGGAGATGCTATGTGCTGTGAGTTTATGGTGACTCTTTGTTCTGACCAGCAGGTGCTTGGGTGCTGGTGGCTGTTGGAAGCAGCAGGAGGGGCCAGGTGCCATCTCAGTGTGTGCTTGAAGGCTGAACTTCTTcactgctcctctctggtcttgatcCTTATACTCTGAGACAATGCTACCTCCCTACATTTATTtggcaccgtgtgtgtgtgtgtgtgtgtgtgtgtgtgtgtgtgtgtgtgtgtgtgttcatgtgtacccAATCCTGGCAGTTGGAGGTCTCTGGCAGGACATGTGGTTCTTCCTGTGTCAGGAAGTTTCCAGGCAATGTCAATAACTCACTGTGAGCAACAGTGTTCTTGGCCTGTGTGCTCATGTTGGCAGCCCATTGGAATCCACTGGAGACTTATAAATTTATCCTTAAGTTGGGTCTACTCCCTGAAAATATTGATTATGTGATCTGGGCATCCATATAGCAATAGGAACCTGGGATCAAAAATCCCCATTCTGAAGACACAAACAACATTATCATACATTTCTGGTGGGCCCAGACTTGTGACACAGACCCCTGAGGACTTCTTGGAGAGCTAATCATTTCCTCCAGACCCAGTGATGGCACTCATGCAGCCCTGGCTCACTCTCTTAGCACCACCTGACTGCTGGTCTAAGGCCAGGACAGCGAGTTTAATAAGCACCACATTGTCTTAATTTATAGGTTCTATAATGTGACATTAACTGTGCTGGGGTAGTTGAGGGCACCACCTGAATTCATATGGTCATTGGGTCCTGTGTTCATGGGGTTCTTTGTTCctgggccatgccctaccacaggctcaATTTCGAGCTGGAGATGCTGAATATGGAACATAAAAAAGTGATGGTGGACCTGGAGAAATTCCCTAATGAGATAAGTGAGGCCTTGAACAAGTGCAAGGAGTTGACAGAGGAAACTGTCTCCCGCAGGTGAGTAACTGACTTCACTGCAACCCAATTACTTGGGAGTGACTGCTTTTTACCATGTTTTGTCTTTGAACCAAAGTGAGGCCTTTTGTTCTCGCCTGTGAGCCCCATAGCAAGCAGTCTGCCTGGTGCTCTTGACTTGGGCCTCTTGGACCAGTTTTGCTAAGAGTGAAGTGTCTGTGAGCCACTCCCATCATTGTCCTGCCAGCCTCAGAGGCCTCTAGATAGAAAAACTATTAGCACCATGATGGGGTACCAGGCATTTGTGTGTCTCTGGGGCTCTGGCAGGGCTTACAGAGCTGGTTCCCATGGGACCCACAGGTGGAATCTATTCCCATTGGATCTTCTGTTCTCCATCAAGAATGTTTACCCTCTACCTGCTGTTGTTTTCCCAATACCATGAACAGTTAAGCACATGTTGGGGGAGGCAAACCATGCTCTCAGAAGTACATGGATCCCTTTCAGTTTCAGGGTTTTCAGAAACAGTCTGAGTCTCTCTGGAATTTGGCTCTTCTCTGGCTTTGCCAGCTACTAGGTTATGCTGGCATGGCTACAGAGGACTCTAGTCTGGGCATGGGACCTTGCATGGATGATGTGGGAGTGGCATATGGAGGCTGGATGGGGCTCACCTTGTTCTTTGTGGTGGTTCAGCATCCTTCACAGCCAGCTCCTGAGTGAGTGGACTCAtctgaaggaaaaagtgagcatCTTGAGAGAGGAGAACCGAAAGCTGAGGGGGGAGCAGATTtcactacaagagtcctgtgaggagatgAGGAGGCTCTGTggggaggcccatgagaagatctatgacctctgggCCAAGGAAAAGCAGGTAGGCTGAGGTATTGTGTGCAGGCTGCCCACCATTTTTAATCATACAGATGTGCAttcacacgcaaacacacacacacacacacacacacacacacacacacacacacacacacattcatgggACCATCTACCCACTTATCCATCAGATCACCAACATCTCATCCAATTGTTGGTTTCTGTGATCGTTCCTAAGTCTTTCTGGAGAGTTAGCCTCTTGTGAGATCACAGGTTGGAAACAGCTTTGAAGGAGCAGTGCCCTGTGAAAATGCCAAAGGAGTGGTTCTCATTGTCACCCTTTTTGTCTTCTCTCATCTGTTACATCTCAACATCAgttccccctccacccctcctcccactccttcacCCCCAGATCCCTCCTAACCCAGGTCCACTCCTCCTTAATTTCCCTTCAAAAAGTTGCAGGCCTcccatgattttatttaattattaaaataacattGAACCCCAGGCTTTGCAAATGCTTGTTACATATTCTA from Peromyscus maniculatus bairdii isolate BWxNUB_F1_BW_parent chromosome 18, HU_Pman_BW_mat_3.1, whole genome shotgun sequence carries:
- the LOC143269227 gene encoding disks large homolog 5-like isoform X7; amino-acid sequence: MLARLSRLLGRRKAEHNETRERRKEAGLHYQSHTSRNKSFWGKYKTTGKASTPTSLTEQEQQMNKVDKLTRQLQMMTNERNELSIILANFTNNDLNNRLNFELEMLNMEHKKVMVDLEKFPNEISEALNKCKELTEETVSRSILHSQLLSEWTHLKEKVSILREENRKLRGEQISLQESCEEMRRLCGEAHEKIYDLWAKEKQHHLRELHSSNNTSSTKDIL
- the LOC143269227 gene encoding disks large homolog 5-like isoform X3, which produces MLARLSRLLGRRKAEHNETRERRKEAGLHYQSHTSRNKSFWGKYKTTGKASTPTSLTEQEQQMNKVDKLTRQLQMMTNERNELSIILANFTNNDLNNRLNFELEMLNMEHKKVMVDLEKFPNEISEALNKCKELTEETVSRSILHSQLLSEWTHLKEKVSILREENRKLRGEQISLQESCEEMRRLCGEAHEKIYDLWAKEKQKQERLEERLQYLLKQRDLVTKHKVLAEKLQHYFTVSQMSTI
- the LOC143269227 gene encoding disks large homolog 5-like isoform X5 → MHCPKRLEEGKMSSGTGVREGCELPFETTGKASTPTSLTEQEQQMNKVDKLTRQLQMMTNERNELSIILANFTNNDLNNRLNFELEMLNMEHKKVMVDLEKFPNEISEALNKCKELTEETVSRSILHSQLLSEWTHLKEKVSILREENRKLRGEQISLQESCEEMRRLCGEAHEKIYDLWAKEKQKQERLEERLQYLLKQRDLVTKHKVLAEKLQHYFTVSQMSTI
- the LOC143269227 gene encoding disks large homolog 5-like isoform X4, producing the protein MLARLSRLLGRRKAEHNETRERRKEAGLHSQCHTSRNKWFWGKRKTTGKASTPTSLTEQEQQMNKVDKLTRQLQMMTNERNELSIILANFTNNDLNNRLNFELEMLNMEHKKVMVDLEKFPNEISEALNKCKELTEETVSRSILHSQLLSEWTHLKEKVSILREENRKLRGEQISLQESCEEMRRLCGEAHEKIYDLWAKEKQKQERLEERLQYLLKQRDLVTKHKVLAEKLQHYFTVSQMSTI
- the LOC143269227 gene encoding disks large homolog 5-like isoform X8 — its product is MLARLSRLLGRRKAEHNETRERRKEAGLHYQSHTSRNKSFWGKYKTTGKASTPTSLTEQEQQMNKVDKLTRQLQMMTNERNELSIILANFTNNDLNNRLNFELEMLNMEHKKVMVDLEKFPNEISEALNKCKELTEETVSRSILHSQLLSEWTHLKEKVSILREENRKLRGEQISLQESCEEMRRLCGEAHEKIYDLWAKEKQEYFLGVT
- the LOC143269227 gene encoding disks large homolog 5-like isoform X10, with amino-acid sequence MNKVDKLTRQLQMMTNERNELSIILANFTNNDLNNRLNFELEMLNMEHKKVMVDLEKFPNEISEALNKCKELTEETVSRSILHSQLLSEWTHLKEKVSILREENRKLRGEQISLQESCEEMRRLCGEAHEKIYDLWAKEKQKQERLEERLQYLLKQRDLVTKHKVLAEKLQHYFTVSQMSTI